The proteins below are encoded in one region of Fibrella aestuarina BUZ 2:
- a CDS encoding PRTRC system protein E — translation MTFFQQLAALNLVGTLNFSVTKVGDKMTVSVRLDNPSCGDAARNQIRPLTSTGTPVELDAGWFDAITKPMQSASGLMVDMETHQKSLDKARQDSAMNKSNGTKSTTPTPASSAASTPAKPTTTVISAVDKKTQVYMDAMQKVDKLREEGRYMDALSELPKSKDYPNNKILEKRRTWLANMAMGGVLIPDPWPIDPATEKPAAATATPETPAPAPAPTVEAGPVATDNPADAPDESADDDKEPEENLDSPLVEETI, via the coding sequence ATGACGTTTTTTCAACAACTCGCCGCCCTGAATCTGGTCGGCACCCTCAATTTTTCGGTAACGAAAGTGGGCGACAAGATGACCGTATCGGTTCGGCTCGATAACCCATCCTGCGGCGATGCCGCGCGCAATCAGATTCGGCCCCTTACGTCCACTGGCACCCCTGTTGAACTTGATGCCGGTTGGTTTGACGCGATCACCAAGCCGATGCAATCCGCATCGGGATTGATGGTCGATATGGAAACCCATCAGAAGTCACTCGACAAAGCGCGGCAGGATTCAGCGATGAATAAGTCGAACGGCACCAAATCGACTACGCCTACCCCTGCCTCAAGTGCAGCTAGTACCCCTGCCAAACCGACCACGACGGTAATCTCCGCTGTCGATAAAAAGACGCAGGTGTACATGGATGCCATGCAGAAGGTCGATAAGCTACGGGAGGAAGGCCGGTACATGGACGCGCTGTCCGAGTTGCCCAAGAGTAAGGATTACCCCAACAACAAGATTCTGGAAAAGCGACGTACCTGGCTGGCTAATATGGCAATGGGCGGGGTGCTGATTCCTGATCCGTGGCCGATTGATCCCGCCACCGAGAAACCCGCTGCGGCAACAGCAACGCCCGAAACTCCGGCACCAGCACCAGCCCCCACCGTCGAGGCCGGGCCAGTGGCGACCGATAATCCGGCAGATGCGCCTGACGAGTCAGCCGACGACGACAAAGAGCCGGAGGAAAATCTGGACTCACCCCTTGTCGAAGAAACCATTTAA
- a CDS encoding Rad52/Rad22 family DNA repair protein: protein MNSETNTNTLDILTQPIQPEEIEWRVQMQTKTGKIIVVPYITNRCVMERFDRQFGWANWQNEITEIQGGFLCKVIVTIPATDTTPAQTLFKMDGASRTDIEPVKGGISDAMKRCAVQFGLGRSLYNYPRVMIDTPDKFIPDWASQQLDVLVKKINDGSYRGGDMVVLKASYAKS, encoded by the coding sequence ATGAACTCAGAAACCAACACCAACACGCTCGACATTCTGACCCAGCCCATTCAACCCGAAGAAATTGAGTGGCGGGTTCAGATGCAGACCAAAACCGGCAAAATCATCGTCGTCCCCTACATCACCAACCGCTGCGTGATGGAGCGATTCGACCGGCAGTTTGGTTGGGCCAACTGGCAGAATGAAATTACCGAGATTCAGGGCGGGTTTCTGTGCAAAGTGATTGTGACCATTCCGGCCACCGACACTACGCCAGCCCAAACGCTGTTCAAAATGGACGGGGCCAGCCGCACCGACATCGAACCGGTGAAAGGCGGGATTTCGGATGCTATGAAGCGGTGCGCGGTTCAGTTCGGGCTGGGCCGTTCGCTCTATAACTACCCGCGCGTGATGATTGACACGCCCGACAAGTTCATTCCTGATTGGGCCAGCCAGCAGTTAGACGTACTGGTGAAGAAGATTAACGACGGTAGTTACCGGGGCGGTGATATGGTCGTGCTAAAAGCCTCTTATGCCAAATCATGA
- a CDS encoding PRTRC system protein C — translation MLVNTDLVRKFEFKKNNETIVIDDPNPDLSTGAVQNHLAGQYPELLTAKLKGPEIKNDAFVYTFETTMGTKG, via the coding sequence ATGTTAGTAAACACTGATTTAGTCCGAAAATTTGAGTTCAAAAAGAACAACGAAACGATTGTAATCGACGACCCCAACCCTGATTTGAGTACCGGGGCCGTGCAGAACCATTTGGCTGGGCAATACCCCGAACTGCTCACCGCCAAGCTCAAAGGGCCGGAAATTAAGAATGACGCCTTTGTCTACACGTTTGAAACGACAATGGGTACCAAAGGCTAA
- a CDS encoding DUF3307 domain-containing protein encodes MSLELALLIGFLFHLIGDYVTQNDWLAQNKTKDWNVAFIHACIYSVPFAWLVSGNVYCGYQLFIIMITHALIDHYRLAVYWIKLVNWNWSSTNYGFSDKTPAWLSTWLLIIVDNIFHIIINSACIVWSFQYHPSPSVKQAGVFSWDQIPVKIEAGYCYFLTTKTNSPFPEVFSVVRIIDVRSGFARYDYVSGHFRGLDDQIDTLSYFSARRARPCDCPDKP; translated from the coding sequence ATGTCTCTCGAATTGGCGCTTTTGATTGGATTCCTATTCCATCTAATTGGCGATTACGTCACGCAAAACGACTGGCTAGCCCAGAATAAAACGAAGGATTGGAATGTAGCCTTCATACATGCTTGTATTTATTCTGTACCATTCGCATGGCTGGTCAGCGGCAATGTTTATTGTGGATATCAATTGTTTATTATTATGATTACACACGCTCTGATCGATCATTACAGACTGGCGGTGTATTGGATCAAGCTGGTCAACTGGAATTGGAGCAGCACCAACTACGGCTTTTCAGATAAAACACCGGCTTGGCTCAGTACGTGGCTGTTGATCATCGTCGATAACATCTTTCACATTATCATTAATTCGGCCTGTATCGTCTGGAGTTTTCAATATCATCCCTCGCCATCTGTTAAACAAGCTGGTGTTTTTAGTTGGGATCAGATACCCGTTAAAATTGAGGCAGGCTACTGTTATTTTTTGACGACTAAGACGAATAGCCCCTTTCCCGAAGTCTTCTCCGTTGTTCGCATAATTGATGTTCGATCTGGTTTCGCGCGCTATGATTATGTATCAGGTCACTTCAGGGGGCTCGACGATCAGATAGACACGCTCTCTTATTTTTCTGCTCGTCGCGCGCGTCCGTGTGATTGTCCAGACAAGCCATGA
- a CDS encoding sigma-70 family RNA polymerase sigma factor produces the protein MKPTPQKTDFASQLEKHRRHLFAQALNLVKHNEADAEDLVQDTMIRAWLKQDYFEEGTNLRAWLSRLLKNLFINDYRDRKGILLISIDAEVGDDFTRYDFLPIAVHSENDGPANVFAQQVDLTISNLSENQQLVIRYWMAGYQYDEIADIMKLPIGTIRSRLFSARCKMEGSNRDAGRRPKHV, from the coding sequence TTGAAGCCGACCCCTCAAAAAACTGACTTCGCTAGCCAGCTCGAAAAACACCGGCGGCACCTGTTTGCGCAGGCCTTGAACCTGGTGAAACATAATGAGGCCGACGCGGAAGATCTGGTACAGGACACGATGATACGCGCGTGGCTGAAGCAGGATTATTTTGAAGAGGGTACCAACCTGCGGGCCTGGCTCTCGCGGCTGCTCAAAAACCTGTTCATTAACGATTACCGCGACCGTAAAGGGATTTTGCTGATCAGCATCGACGCCGAGGTTGGCGATGATTTTACCCGGTACGACTTTCTGCCTATCGCTGTGCACAGCGAAAACGATGGCCCGGCCAATGTCTTCGCCCAGCAGGTTGATTTGACAATCAGCAACCTGAGCGAGAATCAACAGCTAGTTATTCGCTATTGGATGGCAGGCTATCAGTACGATGAAATAGCCGATATAATGAAGCTGCCGATCGGTACAATTCGCTCCCGTCTTTTTTCGGCTCGCTGCAAAATGGAAGGCTCCAACCGCGACGCCGGCCGTAGGCCCAAACACGTTTAA
- a CDS encoding DUF5662 family protein: protein MKFDPSTNRIYRDQDDFQVQNRALLEAEVGEAAWDDSHYWPHVAQRYDALVDVTMSYDGGFDTLRHIRRVQQLLNLAAIELLRRANVHDDSKFDVKEKFYFDRETPLLAGLTYGSDEYKASLERLGPALQHHYANNSHHPEHFGNGVDGMTLYDVLEMLLGWKAAGERHRDGDIFKSIEINKQRFGLSEQLCQILINTAKTIGQETSPVAWLKPHR, encoded by the coding sequence ATGAAATTTGACCCTTCAACCAACCGCATTTACCGCGACCAAGACGATTTTCAGGTGCAGAACCGCGCGCTTCTGGAAGCCGAGGTAGGTGAAGCCGCCTGGGACGACTCACACTATTGGCCTCACGTCGCCCAGCGCTATGATGCCTTGGTCGACGTGACCATGAGTTACGACGGCGGCTTTGATACGCTCCGCCATATACGTCGTGTGCAACAGCTACTCAACCTGGCAGCGATCGAGCTTTTGAGGCGCGCGAACGTGCACGACGACAGTAAGTTTGATGTCAAAGAGAAGTTCTACTTTGACCGAGAAACGCCGCTGCTGGCCGGGCTGACGTACGGCTCGGACGAATACAAGGCTTCGTTGGAACGGTTGGGCCCAGCGCTACAGCATCACTACGCCAACAATAGTCATCACCCGGAGCACTTCGGGAATGGCGTCGACGGTATGACGCTGTATGACGTGCTGGAAATGCTGCTCGGCTGGAAAGCGGCCGGCGAGCGCCACCGCGACGGCGATATCTTCAAATCGATCGAGATCAACAAACAGCGGTTCGGCTTATCCGAGCAGCTATGCCAGATCCTGATCAACACCGCCAAAACGATCGGGCAGGAAACGTCGCCGGTAGCCTGGCTTAAACCGCACCGGTAA
- the dnaN gene encoding DNA polymerase III subunit beta, with translation MKFIVSSSVLLKNLLNLSGVIAATPIVPVLENVLLRIEDGLITVTASDLQLTMTVQVPVDASADGSVCIPAKLLLDVLKSLPEQPITIHINAKTFATEILTDNGRFKLSGQNPIDYPKLPKVAAITTVELPSGTLLDAITHTAFACSNDDLKAAQTGVYALFAPSGTTFYATDGHKLARYTRTDVQALTESSFIIPRKAMAQLKTALSEGVPVTLEANQSHASFSFGSTQLITRLIDEVYPGVEAMIPTTNTNDLVIGRADLVNSLKRTMICANRTTHQIRLSLKKNTLTISAEDLDYANEASEVLLCEYEGDDMEIGFNAKILTDLATTLSAKMVTLSMSTSNRPALLTPVDKDEHEAILMLIMPLQLNV, from the coding sequence ATGAAATTCATTGTCTCATCTTCGGTTCTTCTCAAGAACCTACTGAACCTAAGCGGCGTGATCGCCGCCACTCCCATCGTGCCCGTCCTCGAAAACGTCCTGCTGCGGATTGAGGATGGTCTGATTACCGTTACGGCGTCTGATTTGCAGCTAACCATGACCGTACAGGTTCCGGTGGATGCCTCCGCCGATGGCTCGGTTTGCATACCGGCCAAGTTGCTGCTCGATGTGCTCAAAAGCCTGCCTGAGCAGCCCATCACCATCCATATCAACGCTAAAACCTTTGCCACTGAAATCCTGACGGATAACGGACGTTTCAAACTATCGGGCCAGAATCCAATCGACTACCCCAAACTGCCCAAGGTGGCCGCCATTACCACGGTTGAACTTCCATCGGGTACGCTACTGGATGCCATTACCCACACCGCCTTTGCGTGTAGTAACGACGATCTGAAAGCGGCTCAGACTGGCGTATATGCCCTGTTCGCTCCATCAGGTACAACGTTCTACGCCACCGATGGCCACAAACTCGCGCGCTACACCCGCACCGACGTACAGGCCCTTACCGAAAGTTCGTTCATCATACCCCGAAAAGCGATGGCCCAACTAAAAACGGCCCTTAGCGAAGGGGTTCCGGTGACGCTGGAAGCCAACCAATCCCATGCTTCCTTTTCGTTTGGCTCGACGCAGCTCATTACCCGGCTGATCGACGAGGTATACCCCGGCGTTGAGGCGATGATTCCGACGACCAACACCAATGATTTAGTTATAGGCCGCGCCGATCTGGTCAACTCGTTGAAGCGAACGATGATCTGCGCCAACCGCACGACGCACCAGATCAGACTGTCGTTGAAGAAAAACACGTTGACAATCTCAGCGGAAGACCTCGACTACGCCAATGAGGCCAGTGAAGTACTGCTTTGCGAGTACGAGGGCGACGATATGGAGATTGGTTTTAACGCTAAAATTCTCACTGATCTGGCCACTACGCTGTCAGCAAAGATGGTCACGCTGTCGATGTCCACCTCAAACCGACCCGCGCTGCTCACTCCGGTCGATAAGGACGAACACGAGGCCATTCTGATGCTCATTATGCCCTTGCAATTGAACGTGTAG
- a CDS encoding phosphoadenosine phosphosulfate reductase domain-containing protein, protein MSQLDLFTPALTDGELPPVALTPEIESLLAKNAPVAIGVSGGKDSGAAVWAVVNHLNQIGHTGPRLLIHADLGRIEWADSLPICQQLADLFGLELVVVRRPAGGMVERWMSRWDGNCTRYADLACVKLIMPWSSPANRFCTSELKTAIISRELTRRFPGQRIVSVSGIRRQESSKRAQKPICSEQARLTVKTLGTSGVDWNAIIEWKLDHVWNCHKWHNLPIHEAYSTYNMTRVSCCFCIMSSLPDLLRSAGCEANQDVYRELVDLEIASTYAFHEDTWLGDVAPHLLTDEQRTALSGAKYAARRRELAESRIPEHLLFTEGWPTRMPTYDEAVLLAEVRQEVADTVGLTIGFTDPASILQRYAELMAERAEKQFLADWTEAKRELKALNKRLKEAYEEANQTV, encoded by the coding sequence ATGAGCCAACTCGACTTATTCACGCCTGCCCTTACCGATGGTGAATTGCCACCCGTTGCCCTGACGCCCGAAATTGAATCGTTGCTGGCCAAGAATGCCCCCGTAGCGATTGGGGTAAGTGGTGGCAAGGATTCAGGCGCTGCGGTTTGGGCTGTGGTCAACCACCTCAACCAGATCGGCCACACCGGCCCGCGCCTGCTGATTCACGCCGATCTTGGCCGAATCGAGTGGGCGGATTCGCTGCCGATCTGTCAGCAACTGGCCGATCTGTTTGGGCTGGAACTGGTCGTTGTGCGTCGGCCTGCTGGTGGCATGGTGGAGCGGTGGATGAGTCGATGGGATGGCAATTGCACCCGTTATGCCGATCTGGCCTGCGTCAAACTGATTATGCCGTGGTCAAGCCCAGCCAATCGGTTCTGCACATCGGAGTTGAAAACGGCGATCATCAGCCGTGAACTGACCCGCCGCTTTCCCGGCCAGCGCATTGTGTCGGTGTCAGGGATTCGTCGGCAGGAAAGCAGTAAGCGCGCGCAAAAGCCCATCTGTTCCGAGCAAGCTCGACTGACAGTAAAAACGCTGGGTACGTCGGGCGTAGACTGGAATGCCATTATCGAGTGGAAGCTGGACCACGTATGGAACTGCCACAAGTGGCACAACCTGCCCATCCACGAGGCTTACAGTACCTACAATATGACGCGGGTAAGCTGCTGCTTCTGCATCATGTCGTCCCTGCCCGATCTGCTGCGGTCAGCGGGCTGCGAAGCCAATCAGGACGTATACCGCGAACTGGTCGATCTGGAAATTGCCTCGACCTACGCCTTCCACGAAGATACCTGGCTTGGCGACGTGGCCCCGCACCTGCTGACCGATGAACAACGAACAGCCCTGAGTGGAGCCAAATACGCCGCTCGTCGGCGTGAACTGGCCGAATCCCGCATTCCTGAACATCTACTCTTTACGGAAGGCTGGCCAACGCGGATGCCCACCTACGACGAGGCGGTACTGCTGGCTGAGGTTCGGCAGGAAGTAGCCGACACGGTGGGCCTGACTATCGGTTTCACCGACCCGGCCTCTATCCTGCAACGCTACGCCGAATTGATGGCCGAGCGGGCTGAAAAGCAATTCTTAGCCGACTGGACCGAAGCCAAACGCGAGTTAAAAGCCCTGAACAAACGACTCAAAGAAGCTTATGAAGAAGCCAATCAAACAGTATAA